Sequence from the Nitrospirota bacterium genome:
CTCGACATCCACGCCGGCGGCCAAGTTCAACTTCATCAGGGAATCCATAGTTTCAGGAGTCGCGTCCATGATGTCCATCAAACGCTTGTGCGTTCTGATTTCAAACTGTTCGCGCGCCTTCTTGTCTGCATGCGTCGCACTCTGCACGGTAAACTTCTCGATCCGCGTCGGCAGAGGGATGGGA
This genomic interval carries:
- the rpsJ gene encoding 30S ribosomal protein S10; this encodes MVKVEQRIRIRLRGFDYRVLDQSVAEIVETVRRSGAKVVGPIPLPTRIEKFTVQSATHADKKAREQFEIRTHKRLMDIMDATPETMDSLMKLNLAAGVDVEIKL